From Zavarzinella sp., one genomic window encodes:
- a CDS encoding dihydroorotate dehydrogenase electron transfer subunit → MHALQAPVVWNRQIAERTWQIRLICPTIAQQISPGQFVMVRLPDSTDPLLGRPFALYDCIADDTGSYFAIDIVYLVVGKITEKMTHLQPGNNLEIWGPLGKGFPLSQAWSVVNCVAGGIGQTPFLAYANELLGQKAYAGRQRQQYTSAVRLYYGVRTAAYAAGINDFQNAGCEVHLATDDGSSGTTGRVTEILAQQQPEGLLVGCGPEPMLHALIGYANTRNQECYVSLETPMACGFGVCFSCVTQVKTATGWDYQRVCVDGPVFRADQLVLPGKTH, encoded by the coding sequence ATGCATGCACTGCAAGCTCCCGTGGTATGGAACAGGCAAATTGCGGAAAGAACATGGCAAATTCGGTTAATCTGCCCTACCATTGCCCAGCAGATCAGCCCAGGCCAGTTTGTCATGGTGCGTCTTCCTGACAGTACCGACCCATTACTGGGACGACCGTTTGCGTTGTATGACTGTATTGCAGATGATACAGGCAGTTATTTTGCGATTGATATTGTCTATCTGGTTGTGGGTAAAATAACCGAGAAAATGACCCACCTGCAGCCGGGGAATAACCTGGAAATCTGGGGGCCGCTTGGTAAGGGCTTTCCTCTGTCCCAGGCTTGGTCAGTCGTCAACTGCGTTGCGGGAGGGATTGGGCAGACCCCTTTTCTTGCATATGCCAATGAATTACTGGGCCAAAAAGCATACGCAGGCAGGCAACGCCAGCAATATACATCCGCAGTGCGGTTATATTACGGCGTTCGTACGGCAGCTTATGCAGCCGGCATCAACGATTTTCAGAATGCCGGTTGTGAAGTGCATTTGGCTACGGACGATGGCTCCAGTGGCACTACAGGCAGGGTGACCGAAATTCTTGCTCAGCAGCAACCAGAGGGTTTACTGGTGGGCTGTGGGCCAGAACCGATGCTGCACGCACTGATTGGGTATGCCAATACCAGAAACCAGGAATGCTATGTATCTTTGGAAACACCAATGGCCTGTGGCTTTGGTGTATGTTTCAGTTGTGTGACCCAGGTGAAAACTGCCACAGGGTGGGATTATCAACGTGTATGCGTTGATGGGCCAGTGTTCCGGGCAGACCAGTTGGTCCTTCCAGGCAAAACTCATTAA
- a CDS encoding TerB family tellurite resistance protein: protein MKIVLLIIGIGAVCALPILVIYFTFYRRTSQAIWYRELKKQLDALRQFETQVQEKQRTIDEDFASIIRKDHLERYLNELPSYQLEKYSGIGPATISSLRAHGLKYVHEVLEYSLEQIDGIGEKKSSSIKVVCRSHLKEAESRFQAKACREAIECDQAIAKEQQRRVVVAQDLAQDKQYLLVWQAHLAPFQKLAENIHMLNFILRKLPPENMPPIPAMAKKAPHPETRKETEPESVTMNQANRRNQEKTHPPAPSRTQAKPEQANEAIIHGDLFAQELQRTKNNSKKQPTGLPRLRTACRLCFVIAKSDGRVTLAERATINKILIRHAGRDKELAAQVPKLLQEVELNNSSFEEVVAEVVTNFQQKEWPELLEIIREVADGSGNHTPEWENVRRFEEFIREKQHVVVAKEEPPPVITPPPEPPKPTIEQCRNNLEIATDTELTAELVRRQYHLLMDRYAATRFEQHAGEFQELALRKREAIATSATFLLDSMGEQLELPSAKPPEDIRHNPDLDDIFGV from the coding sequence ATGAAAATTGTTCTGTTGATTATTGGGATCGGTGCGGTTTGCGCATTGCCAATACTGGTCATTTACTTCACTTTCTACCGTCGAACTTCTCAGGCTATCTGGTATCGAGAGCTGAAAAAACAACTCGATGCGTTACGACAGTTTGAAACGCAGGTGCAGGAAAAGCAACGCACAATTGATGAAGACTTTGCCAGTATCATCAGAAAAGACCATCTGGAGCGATACTTAAATGAACTGCCTTCTTATCAACTGGAAAAATATTCTGGTATTGGGCCGGCTACAATTAGCTCCCTGCGTGCCCACGGTCTGAAGTATGTTCATGAAGTTCTCGAATATTCTCTCGAGCAAATCGATGGTATCGGCGAAAAGAAAAGTTCCAGCATTAAAGTGGTATGCCGATCCCACCTGAAAGAAGCGGAGAGCCGCTTTCAGGCCAAAGCGTGTCGCGAAGCAATTGAATGTGATCAGGCAATTGCAAAAGAACAGCAACGGCGTGTCGTAGTGGCACAAGATTTAGCACAGGACAAACAGTACCTGTTGGTTTGGCAAGCCCACCTGGCACCATTCCAGAAACTGGCAGAAAATATTCACATGCTGAATTTTATATTGCGAAAGCTCCCACCCGAGAACATGCCGCCTATCCCAGCGATGGCAAAAAAGGCCCCACACCCGGAAACACGGAAGGAAACGGAACCCGAATCGGTAACTATGAATCAGGCAAATCGGCGAAATCAAGAGAAAACTCACCCCCCAGCGCCCAGTCGCACACAAGCGAAGCCTGAGCAGGCAAATGAAGCAATCATCCATGGAGATTTGTTTGCTCAGGAACTACAGCGAACAAAAAACAATAGTAAGAAACAGCCAACAGGTTTACCCAGATTACGCACTGCATGCCGCTTATGTTTTGTGATTGCAAAATCTGATGGCCGGGTAACATTGGCAGAACGTGCGACGATTAACAAAATTCTGATCCGACATGCCGGACGGGACAAAGAACTGGCAGCCCAGGTACCCAAATTACTTCAGGAAGTGGAGCTGAATAATTCTTCTTTTGAAGAAGTGGTGGCGGAAGTTGTTACCAATTTTCAGCAGAAAGAGTGGCCAGAATTACTCGAAATCATCCGCGAAGTCGCAGATGGTTCTGGAAATCATACCCCTGAATGGGAGAATGTTCGTCGGTTTGAGGAATTTATTCGTGAAAAACAGCACGTTGTGGTGGCAAAAGAAGAACCACCCCCGGTAATTACACCCCCACCTGAGCCTCCGAAGCCAACTATCGAACAGTGCAGGAATAATCTGGAAATTGCCACAGACACCGAACTCACCGCCGAATTGGTACGCCGTCAATATCATTTACTGATGGATCGTTATGCAGCAACACGCTTTGAACAGCATGCAGGCGAGTTTCAGGAATTGGCTCTGCGAAAACGCGAAGCGATCGCCACATCTGCTACTTTCCTGCTGGACAGTATGGGCGAACAGTTAGAGTTGCCGTCCGCCAAGCCACCGGAAGATATTCGGCATAATCCGGATCTGGATGATATTTTTGGAGTGTAA
- a CDS encoding pseudouridine synthase, translating into MTMLRINKFLAHAGCGSRRQCDEMIIRGRVRINGEITKDLTSQVDDTTDQVSLDDHPIKLEKHVYWVVNKPPGYICSNHDPDGRPLALDLIPHVVQRVYTVGRLDEDSEGLLLLTNDGDLAQQLMHPKYGIEKTYEVQVAGNPDSADLQQLTTGIWLSDGRVKAKFVRKIKSQGNSTWIRIVLAEGKNREIRRMLARLKHKVVRLKRVAIGPIRLDRLAKGKSRKLALHEIEFLRKAVEMKRTAAAQKVPAAKPKASKQEK; encoded by the coding sequence ATGACAATGTTGCGTATCAATAAGTTTCTTGCCCATGCGGGATGTGGCTCTCGTCGTCAGTGTGATGAGATGATTATCCGTGGGCGGGTGCGAATCAACGGTGAAATTACCAAAGACCTCACAAGCCAGGTGGATGATACCACGGATCAGGTGTCGTTGGACGATCATCCGATTAAACTGGAAAAACATGTCTATTGGGTAGTCAATAAGCCCCCGGGATATATCTGCAGCAATCATGATCCTGATGGCAGACCACTGGCACTGGACCTCATTCCCCACGTTGTGCAACGAGTATATACTGTGGGGCGGTTGGATGAGGATTCCGAAGGGTTATTGCTGCTCACCAACGATGGAGATCTGGCACAGCAATTGATGCACCCGAAGTATGGCATTGAAAAAACCTACGAAGTACAGGTGGCCGGGAATCCAGATTCTGCAGATTTACAGCAGTTGACCACGGGTATCTGGTTGAGTGATGGCCGGGTAAAAGCAAAGTTTGTTCGAAAAATTAAGTCCCAGGGGAACAGCACGTGGATTCGAATTGTGCTGGCAGAAGGGAAAAATCGAGAAATTCGCCGAATGCTTGCTCGCCTGAAACACAAGGTGGTGCGGCTGAAACGGGTAGCAATCGGTCCGATCCGACTCGATCGACTGGCAAAAGGAAAATCGAGAAAATTAGCGTTGCACGAAATTGAATTCTTACGCAAGGCTGTCGAGATGAAACGCACTGCTGCTGCACAGAAAGTTCCAGCAGCAAAGCCAAAGGCCAGCAAGCAGGAAAAGTAA
- a CDS encoding DUF1549 domain-containing protein, giving the protein MKILRKILAASVLTTLLVTLFSIGQQESFAQVDKAKAKQKKQAKNNKAPMKEDPNATIGTSGTLLTKITPPNSPVQPTAVATVARKLDALINQKLAEEGIQPSEKTTDEEFLRRVYLDITGVIPTGQQAEEFLSDASSNKRSVLIDKLLANENFGRHLADYWARLMYPLETDNRFLQKQPLNDWMKASFNKPVPKWDSIAYELITATGEQKTNGAATYLLANRGVDKMTDSVGKMFLGIQVACAQCHNHPFAEIKQDDYWGMAQFFYKVAPVIQRNNKDTNASPGLQEVTDTRISRRTNPLPEAAKSVNPSLLGYGNVRMLQSEPYRPALGKWITSPNNKYFAEAFINRMWEQYFGVGFFKTMDGQMWDENDPSNPKLLSEISTEFKKSGFDVKHLVRCICNTEAYQRSCRTIDSNKLDDRFFSHMNVKVLTGEELFDSFEKVLGETAKAAAAKRKNQVVRGGPQGLRDQFALFYMGSEEGKPVDYEAGIPQALRLMNSNLMAANRLALAANTIAGDSVRNGQVDVAKATEKLYLAALSRRPKPNEVARLEQFIKSHENPRMALGDVLWAIVNTSEFALNH; this is encoded by the coding sequence ATGAAGATTTTACGCAAGATCCTTGCAGCATCGGTACTTACGACGTTGCTTGTCACGTTGTTCAGCATTGGCCAGCAGGAAAGCTTCGCTCAGGTGGACAAAGCCAAAGCGAAGCAGAAGAAACAGGCAAAAAATAACAAGGCACCAATGAAAGAGGATCCCAATGCAACAATTGGGACCTCCGGAACTCTGCTGACGAAAATTACCCCGCCGAATTCTCCTGTACAACCCACCGCCGTGGCGACGGTGGCACGCAAACTGGATGCGTTAATCAATCAGAAATTGGCGGAAGAAGGGATTCAGCCTTCAGAAAAGACTACCGACGAAGAGTTTCTTCGCCGCGTGTACCTCGATATCACGGGTGTTATCCCCACTGGACAACAGGCAGAGGAGTTTCTTTCGGACGCCTCTTCCAATAAACGTTCTGTGCTGATCGACAAGTTACTTGCAAATGAAAACTTTGGTCGTCACCTGGCCGATTACTGGGCTCGGTTGATGTATCCCTTAGAAACGGACAACCGTTTTCTGCAAAAGCAACCACTGAATGATTGGATGAAAGCATCATTCAACAAGCCCGTTCCGAAGTGGGACAGCATTGCCTATGAACTGATCACCGCAACTGGCGAGCAGAAAACTAACGGTGCCGCTACATATTTGTTGGCTAACCGCGGTGTCGACAAAATGACTGACAGTGTGGGTAAGATGTTTCTGGGGATTCAGGTTGCCTGTGCCCAATGCCACAACCATCCTTTTGCTGAAATTAAACAGGATGACTACTGGGGGATGGCACAATTCTTTTACAAAGTCGCTCCAGTAATTCAGAGAAACAACAAAGACACCAATGCTTCGCCTGGTTTGCAGGAAGTAACAGACACTCGGATAAGCCGTCGAACTAACCCACTTCCAGAAGCAGCGAAAAGCGTGAATCCATCACTGCTAGGTTATGGCAACGTGCGAATGTTGCAATCGGAACCATACCGTCCTGCATTGGGTAAGTGGATTACATCACCCAACAATAAGTATTTTGCAGAAGCATTCATCAATCGTATGTGGGAACAATACTTCGGCGTCGGTTTCTTCAAAACAATGGACGGCCAGATGTGGGATGAAAACGATCCGTCTAATCCAAAATTGTTGAGTGAAATCTCCACCGAGTTCAAAAAATCAGGATTCGATGTGAAGCATCTGGTGCGCTGCATCTGCAACACAGAAGCTTACCAGCGTAGTTGCAGGACCATTGACAGCAACAAACTGGATGATCGCTTTTTCAGCCACATGAATGTGAAAGTATTGACTGGCGAAGAATTGTTTGATTCTTTCGAAAAAGTGCTTGGAGAAACGGCCAAAGCAGCAGCTGCAAAACGGAAAAATCAAGTAGTTCGTGGTGGTCCACAAGGCTTACGGGATCAGTTTGCTTTGTTCTATATGGGCAGCGAAGAAGGGAAGCCAGTTGATTATGAAGCTGGTATCCCACAAGCATTGCGATTGATGAACAGTAACCTGATGGCAGCAAACCGCTTGGCATTAGCAGCAAACACCATCGCTGGAGACAGCGTGCGGAATGGTCAGGTTGATGTTGCGAAAGCGACAGAGAAACTGTATCTGGCAGCTTTGTCCCGACGACCAAAGCCAAATGAAGTGGCACGCCTGGAACAGTTCATTAAATCTCACGAGAACCCACGGATGGCCCTGGGGGATGTTCTGTGGGCGATTGTGAACACCAGCGAGTTTGCACTGAATCACTAA
- a CDS encoding aldose epimerase family protein has translation MRNLFLGLGFLTTLQLASAAPGVSIKPYGTLDDGTKINEYVLQNGTDARIHVINYGGIITQIHVPDKNGKYADVALGCSSLKDYVEGHPYFGAIVGRVANRTANAKFSLNGKDYQLFANNGPHHLHGGKKGFDKVVWDITVPDKTKPVLVLKYTSKDGEEGYPGNLSIQVTYTLDDKNAIHCEYSATTDKATPVNLTQHSYFNLAGHDQGTILDHVLQLNAPEFTRSDKTMIPTGVIAPVKGTPFDFTTPTVIGKRFKQLEGEPLGYDLNFVLVAGRELKLAAVVMEPKSGRTLTVSTTEPGLQFYTGNFLDGKQKGKGLLYKQYSGFCLEAQHYPDSANQKSFPSIILKPGEKYQQHTVYQFGVAK, from the coding sequence ATGCGTAACCTCTTCCTTGGTCTTGGATTTCTTACCACCTTGCAATTGGCAAGTGCAGCACCCGGTGTCAGCATCAAGCCGTATGGCACTCTGGATGATGGCACAAAAATTAATGAATATGTGCTGCAAAACGGCACCGATGCCAGAATTCATGTGATCAATTACGGTGGGATCATTACCCAGATCCATGTGCCGGACAAAAATGGCAAGTATGCTGATGTGGCATTAGGATGTTCTTCACTGAAAGATTATGTGGAAGGTCATCCTTATTTTGGTGCGATTGTTGGCCGAGTAGCTAACCGCACTGCGAATGCCAAATTTTCGCTGAATGGCAAAGATTATCAATTGTTTGCCAACAATGGCCCCCACCACCTTCATGGTGGCAAGAAAGGTTTCGATAAGGTTGTCTGGGACATCACGGTTCCAGACAAGACCAAACCAGTTCTCGTATTGAAGTATACCAGTAAGGATGGTGAAGAAGGCTATCCGGGCAATCTGTCAATTCAAGTCACTTACACCCTGGATGACAAAAACGCAATCCACTGCGAGTATTCCGCTACAACTGATAAGGCAACTCCGGTGAACCTTACCCAGCATAGTTATTTTAACCTGGCAGGACACGATCAAGGTACCATTCTCGACCACGTGCTGCAATTGAACGCACCGGAATTTACCCGAAGTGACAAAACTATGATTCCCACAGGAGTGATTGCGCCTGTGAAAGGAACCCCGTTCGACTTCACTACCCCCACGGTGATTGGCAAGCGGTTCAAACAACTTGAAGGAGAGCCATTGGGTTACGACTTGAACTTTGTTCTGGTTGCTGGCAGAGAACTGAAACTGGCTGCTGTTGTTATGGAGCCAAAATCGGGACGCACACTGACTGTTTCCACCACTGAACCAGGGTTGCAGTTTTACACAGGCAACTTTCTGGATGGTAAACAAAAAGGGAAAGGCCTTCTTTACAAGCAATATTCTGGGTTCTGTCTGGAAGCACAGCACTATCCCGATTCAGCAAATCAGAAAAGCTTCCCAAGTATCATTCTGAAGCCGGGTGAAAAGTATCAGCAACACACGGTTTATCAATTTGGTGTGGCTAAGTAA
- a CDS encoding DUF1501 domain-containing protein → MFPMNEKTRREFVKLSSMGVFGVGMSGWMNVLAARAEQAAPTGLAKRIVLIWQDGGPSHKDTWDLKPTSKGAGQFKQIKTSAPGVMISEHLPKLSKFMHKGTIIRGMSTSEGAHPRAKYTMHTGYREGQGGVNYPSIGSIVAQEIGNKELPIPNYVTIGARSYGSGFLGPKYSPLVINNPTSGVADLAASVGARQFSNRVDLLQEMESAFYHEYRAQQINDHKTNYARAVTMMQSKEAKAFDLSGETSETKARYGSGTFNQSCLMARRLLEVGVPFVEVSIGGWDNHQDIFSRLSTNLLPAVDGGVSALLTDLQDRSMLDSTLVIIMGEFGRTPNINTRSANPGRDHYPRAWSLAMFGGGVKGGYVHGRTDKEGAVVEEGKTSAQDFMATVCALTGIDYKKENITPSQRPIRIVDKVGKPVEAILS, encoded by the coding sequence ATGTTTCCAATGAATGAAAAAACCCGACGTGAGTTTGTGAAACTCTCATCAATGGGTGTGTTTGGTGTGGGTATGTCTGGCTGGATGAACGTGCTGGCTGCACGTGCAGAACAAGCTGCCCCCACTGGACTGGCAAAACGGATCGTTTTAATCTGGCAGGATGGTGGCCCCAGCCATAAGGATACCTGGGATCTGAAACCTACCAGCAAAGGTGCTGGACAGTTCAAACAGATCAAAACCAGTGCACCTGGTGTGATGATTTCTGAGCACCTGCCAAAACTTTCCAAGTTCATGCACAAAGGCACCATCATCCGTGGGATGTCCACTTCAGAAGGTGCCCACCCACGTGCCAAGTACACGATGCACACTGGCTACCGCGAAGGCCAGGGTGGGGTGAACTATCCTTCAATCGGCTCGATTGTCGCACAGGAAATCGGCAATAAAGAACTGCCTATACCGAATTATGTCACCATTGGTGCACGAAGCTACGGAAGTGGTTTCCTCGGACCAAAATATTCTCCCCTGGTGATCAATAACCCCACCAGTGGTGTTGCTGACCTTGCAGCCAGCGTAGGTGCCAGACAGTTCAGTAATCGCGTCGATCTGCTTCAGGAAATGGAAAGTGCATTCTATCACGAATATCGTGCACAGCAGATCAACGACCACAAAACGAACTATGCACGCGCCGTCACCATGATGCAATCGAAAGAAGCCAAAGCTTTCGATTTATCCGGTGAAACTTCCGAAACGAAAGCACGCTACGGGTCGGGCACTTTTAACCAAAGCTGTCTGATGGCCCGCCGACTTCTGGAAGTAGGGGTTCCGTTCGTGGAAGTTTCGATTGGTGGCTGGGATAATCACCAGGATATTTTCAGTCGCTTGAGCACAAATCTGCTTCCCGCAGTCGACGGTGGAGTGTCCGCCCTGCTGACCGATCTGCAGGATCGCAGTATGTTGGACAGCACGCTGGTCATCATCATGGGTGAATTTGGTCGTACACCAAACATCAACACCCGCAGTGCCAATCCAGGCCGCGATCACTACCCACGTGCATGGTCATTGGCCATGTTCGGTGGTGGCGTGAAAGGTGGTTATGTCCATGGCCGCACCGATAAAGAAGGTGCCGTTGTGGAAGAAGGCAAAACCTCCGCACAGGATTTCATGGCTACGGTGTGTGCACTGACTGGAATCGATTACAAGAAAGAAAATATTACCCCCAGCCAACGACCCATTCGAATCGTTGACAAAGTGGGCAAACCAGTTGAAGCAATCCTCAGCTAA
- the brxL gene encoding BREX system Lon protease-like protein BrxL: MALFDEHPLSELDTKAHALLGEKVVIKALTQSSAFHGLPRYVSEYLIAKYVKPATWRDDLGKIQEKIRELLPNLEYREILKERLLSKGEVTLIDQVEVRVDLRGGQRWGNIQAISDNKVRVAGSLLEANPGLLLGGMWGTLKIRYSPEIDSDYPNELVSFTPFQVGVPNISEYREIRSKFTTQEWTELMLQSCGYHPGAVPEKRTRWLLLARLLPLVERNINLIELGPRQTGKTFLLRNISPRVFTMSGGKTTPANLFVNLATKQVGILGTRKVIVFDEIAHTVFSEDETISTLKDYMESGHFSRGSLAFQSDASLVFAGNLDVDDGLPDEKYLHLFEPLPKQLIDSAFMDRMHGYLPGWEIPKIHREMLANGIGFLTDYFGEVLARLREDHYSDRVRSIQLQPGATRRDTNAVERISSGMLKLIFPHGEVTDEELHEVVTFACELRQRVHQQLVALAPGEFKPRLIAPTGIEQFAGKDLSRSVTAATQDRLNTESVIGAVTGLAVISSDGKEIGGDTILIQVSCIRGTAGVEVTGIHGRVLKDSVRTAYNIVRARFREFGVSENRLQSQTVAVHLVRIAEPKEGPSAGLAFVVGIVSALTNRAIKAGFAFTGEVALHGEVTEVGGVRHKVLAAARAGRQHVVFPALNAKDLDSQDVSGIQLHPVNTVQEALAICLEP, from the coding sequence GTGGCCTTATTCGATGAACACCCACTTTCTGAACTTGATACGAAAGCACACGCCCTGCTTGGCGAGAAGGTGGTGATTAAGGCACTTACGCAAAGCAGTGCGTTCCATGGGCTGCCACGTTACGTTTCGGAATATTTAATTGCAAAATATGTGAAACCTGCTACCTGGCGGGACGATCTGGGCAAAATTCAGGAAAAAATCCGTGAATTGTTACCAAACCTGGAATATCGCGAAATTCTGAAAGAACGCCTGCTCAGTAAGGGCGAAGTGACACTGATCGATCAGGTGGAAGTTCGTGTTGACCTCCGTGGGGGCCAACGGTGGGGCAATATCCAGGCGATCAGCGATAATAAGGTTCGAGTAGCAGGAAGCTTATTGGAGGCCAATCCGGGCTTACTTCTGGGCGGAATGTGGGGCACTCTGAAAATCCGCTATTCCCCAGAAATCGATTCTGATTACCCGAACGAACTGGTCTCTTTCACCCCTTTTCAGGTGGGTGTGCCGAACATCAGCGAATATCGGGAAATTCGAAGCAAGTTTACCACCCAAGAGTGGACAGAACTGATGCTGCAAAGTTGCGGCTATCATCCAGGAGCGGTACCAGAAAAACGCACCCGCTGGCTGCTGCTGGCCCGCCTGTTACCATTGGTAGAACGGAATATCAACCTGATTGAACTGGGCCCACGTCAAACGGGGAAAACATTCCTTTTGCGCAATATTTCCCCACGAGTATTTACGATGTCCGGTGGGAAAACCACCCCAGCCAATCTGTTTGTCAATCTGGCAACAAAACAGGTAGGCATCCTTGGCACTCGGAAAGTGATCGTTTTTGACGAAATTGCCCACACAGTTTTTTCGGAAGACGAAACCATTTCCACGTTAAAAGATTACATGGAAAGTGGCCACTTCAGCCGTGGCTCGCTGGCCTTTCAGTCTGATGCAAGTCTGGTTTTTGCAGGTAATCTCGATGTGGATGATGGCCTGCCTGACGAAAAATATCTCCACTTGTTTGAACCTCTGCCGAAACAGTTGATTGATTCCGCATTTATGGACCGCATGCACGGTTATTTACCGGGCTGGGAAATCCCCAAAATCCATCGCGAAATGCTGGCAAACGGAATCGGTTTTCTGACCGATTATTTTGGTGAAGTGCTGGCCCGCCTCCGTGAGGACCATTACTCCGATCGGGTGCGTTCGATTCAATTGCAGCCAGGTGCTACCCGCCGGGATACCAATGCGGTAGAGCGAATTTCTTCAGGAATGTTGAAGTTGATATTCCCGCACGGTGAAGTTACGGATGAGGAATTACACGAAGTAGTGACATTTGCCTGTGAACTTAGACAGCGGGTGCATCAGCAACTTGTTGCACTGGCGCCTGGCGAATTCAAGCCGCGACTGATTGCCCCCACCGGCATCGAGCAATTCGCAGGAAAAGACCTTTCCAGAAGTGTCACTGCAGCCACCCAGGATCGATTGAATACAGAATCGGTCATTGGTGCAGTTACAGGACTTGCTGTCATCAGTTCTGATGGCAAGGAAATCGGTGGTGATACAATCCTGATTCAGGTTTCATGTATCCGTGGTACTGCGGGCGTGGAAGTGACTGGTATCCACGGTCGCGTGCTCAAAGATTCTGTTCGTACGGCGTACAACATCGTCCGTGCACGCTTCCGGGAGTTCGGTGTCAGCGAAAATCGCTTGCAGTCGCAAACGGTGGCTGTCCATTTAGTTCGTATAGCAGAACCCAAAGAAGGCCCATCTGCAGGCCTTGCCTTTGTGGTAGGAATTGTTTCAGCACTGACCAATCGGGCTATCAAAGCAGGATTTGCATTTACGGGCGAAGTCGCACTGCACGGCGAAGTCACTGAAGTGGGTGGAGTAAGACACAAAGTCCTGGCTGCAGCGAGGGCAGGGCGACAGCATGTCGTTTTTCCCGCACTGAATGCCAAGGATCTCGATTCACAGGATGTCAGCGGGATTCAGCTCCACCCGGTGAATACTGTTCAGGAAGCCCTGGCGATCTGTCTGGAACCATAA